Proteins from a single region of Pseudarthrobacter sp. NIBRBAC000502772:
- a CDS encoding aldo/keto reductase: MQYTHLGRSGLKVSRLCLGTMNFGPHTDEADAHGIMDSALDAGINFFDTANVYGGSGHRGWTEEIIGRWFAKGGQRRERTVLATKLYGTMTDRPNESKLSALNIRRALDASLKRLQTDYIDVYQFHHVDRDTPWDEIWQAIEVAVQQGKILYSGSSNFAGWHIAQAQEAARRRNYTGLVSEQSIYNLFRREVELEVIPAAQQYGLGLIPWSPLQGGLLGGVLKKERAGVRRTEGRAAETLKQHRDQIQQFEDLADGLGHEPGDIALAWLLHQPAVTAPIVGPRTQEQLDAGIRALEVTLDADALKRLDDIFPGHRPAPEDYAW; this comes from the coding sequence ATGCAGTACACGCACTTGGGCCGTTCGGGCCTGAAAGTTTCCCGGCTTTGCCTGGGCACCATGAACTTCGGCCCGCACACCGACGAGGCTGACGCGCACGGCATCATGGATTCCGCCCTGGACGCCGGCATCAACTTCTTCGACACAGCCAACGTCTATGGCGGCAGCGGGCACCGGGGCTGGACCGAGGAAATCATTGGCCGCTGGTTCGCGAAGGGCGGCCAGCGGCGCGAACGGACCGTCCTGGCCACAAAGCTGTACGGCACCATGACTGACCGCCCCAACGAGTCCAAGCTGTCCGCGCTGAACATCCGGCGCGCCCTGGACGCCAGCCTGAAGCGCCTCCAGACGGACTACATCGACGTGTACCAGTTCCATCACGTTGACAGGGACACGCCCTGGGACGAGATCTGGCAGGCCATCGAGGTGGCCGTCCAGCAGGGCAAGATCCTCTACTCGGGCAGCAGTAACTTCGCGGGCTGGCACATCGCCCAGGCACAGGAAGCCGCCCGCCGCCGGAACTACACCGGGCTGGTCAGCGAGCAGTCCATCTACAACCTGTTCCGCCGCGAGGTGGAGCTGGAGGTCATCCCCGCCGCACAGCAGTACGGCCTGGGCCTGATCCCGTGGTCGCCGCTCCAGGGCGGGCTGCTGGGCGGCGTCCTGAAGAAGGAACGCGCGGGCGTCCGGCGCACCGAAGGGCGCGCCGCGGAAACGCTCAAGCAGCACCGGGACCAGATCCAGCAGTTCGAGGATCTCGCGGACGGGCTGGGGCACGAACCCGGCGACATCGCGCTCGCGTGGCTGCTTCACCAGCCTGCCGTCACCGCACCGATCGTGGGGCCGCGCACGCAGGAACAGCTCGACGCCGGCATCCGGGCGTTGGAGGTCACGCTCGACGCCGACGCGCTCAAGCGGCTCGACGACATCTTCCCGGGCCACCGGCCGGCACCGGAAGACTACGCATGGTGA
- a CDS encoding aldo/keto reductase, translated as MSEISLNNGVTIPQLGFGVFQVPPEDTQRIVEDALAAGYRHIDTAAGYRNEAGVGAAIAASGIPREEIFVTTKLRNGDQGRAWDAFQDTREALGLDFVDLYLIHWPVPSQGLYVQAWKELEALYAAKAIRAIGVSNFLSDHLDTLLESADVVPAVNQIELHPSYQQAKLAAKSRALGIAVEAYSPLGQGGDLNGNAVTAVAKAHDATTAQVVLAWHLAAGNIVIPKSVNPSRIRENFAAASLTLTDDELASITALERGARIGSDPAVAAFTQL; from the coding sequence ATGTCAGAAATCTCGCTGAACAACGGCGTCACTATCCCCCAGCTCGGCTTCGGCGTTTTCCAGGTTCCGCCGGAAGACACCCAGCGGATCGTTGAGGATGCCCTGGCAGCCGGCTACCGCCACATCGACACCGCCGCGGGATACCGCAACGAAGCAGGTGTGGGCGCTGCCATCGCAGCCTCGGGCATTCCGCGCGAGGAAATCTTCGTGACCACCAAGCTCCGCAACGGCGACCAGGGCCGGGCCTGGGATGCATTCCAGGACACCCGCGAGGCGCTGGGTCTTGACTTCGTGGACCTCTACCTCATCCACTGGCCGGTCCCGTCACAGGGCCTCTACGTCCAGGCTTGGAAGGAACTGGAGGCCCTGTACGCCGCCAAGGCGATCCGTGCCATCGGCGTCTCGAACTTCCTCTCCGACCACCTGGACACCCTGCTCGAGTCCGCGGACGTCGTACCCGCCGTGAACCAGATTGAACTGCACCCCAGCTACCAGCAGGCCAAGCTAGCCGCCAAAAGCCGTGCCCTCGGGATTGCCGTGGAGGCCTACAGCCCGTTGGGCCAGGGTGGGGACCTCAACGGAAACGCCGTCACCGCCGTTGCGAAGGCACACGACGCCACCACGGCGCAGGTGGTCCTGGCCTGGCACCTGGCCGCCGGCAACATCGTCATCCCCAAGTCGGTTAACCCGTCCCGTATCCGCGAAAACTTCGCGGCCGCGTCCCTGACCCTGACTGACGACGAGCTCGCCTCCATCACCGCCCTCGAGCGGGGCGCGCGCATCGGTTCCGATCCCGCCGTCGCCGCTTTCACACAGCTATAG
- a CDS encoding dodecin → MSNHTYSITEIVGTSEEGVDAAVRNGIAEAAKTLRNLDWFEVKEIRGHLEDGKVADWQVRIKLGFRHES, encoded by the coding sequence TTGTCCAACCACACGTACAGCATTACTGAAATTGTCGGCACCTCCGAAGAGGGTGTGGACGCGGCCGTCCGGAACGGGATCGCCGAGGCCGCCAAGACCTTGCGCAACCTTGACTGGTTCGAGGTCAAGGAAATCCGCGGTCACCTCGAAGACGGCAAGGTTGCCGACTGGCAGGTGCGGATCAAGCTCGGTTTCCGCCACGAAAGCTGA
- a CDS encoding FadR/GntR family transcriptional regulator — translation MARKSLVGVVADELLDRIIAGEFPAGSSVPGELELSARHEVSRMTVREAMKTLEAQRILSVERGRGTFVNPLNRWASLEAVLRAASEGQNEAAASVQLIELRRMLETGACELAAARISDADIQALFGHVAAMRAAHEVNDVAAFVEADLAFHDLILLASENVFVAVLFAPLHRVLEKRRAETSAVPTIQEHAIGHHQNIAEALESRDPSRSREAMDLHMQQTLDDLKNLVLEAP, via the coding sequence ATGGCACGGAAATCACTGGTGGGCGTTGTTGCAGACGAGCTCCTGGACCGGATCATTGCCGGGGAGTTTCCGGCAGGATCCAGCGTGCCCGGCGAGCTGGAACTCAGCGCCAGGCACGAGGTGAGCCGGATGACGGTGCGCGAGGCCATGAAAACCCTGGAAGCGCAGCGGATCCTCAGCGTGGAACGCGGCCGCGGCACGTTCGTTAACCCGCTGAACCGCTGGGCTTCGCTGGAAGCTGTCCTTAGGGCCGCGTCTGAGGGCCAGAACGAAGCCGCCGCCTCCGTTCAGCTCATTGAACTGCGCCGGATGCTGGAAACCGGGGCGTGCGAACTCGCGGCCGCCCGGATCAGTGATGCCGATATCCAGGCGCTGTTCGGCCATGTAGCGGCGATGCGGGCCGCCCATGAGGTCAATGACGTGGCCGCCTTTGTGGAGGCTGACCTAGCATTCCATGACCTGATCCTCCTCGCCTCGGAGAACGTTTTTGTGGCGGTCCTTTTCGCGCCGCTGCACCGCGTGCTCGAAAAGCGCCGGGCCGAGACATCGGCAGTGCCCACCATCCAGGAGCACGCCATCGGGCACCACCAGAACATCGCCGAGGCACTGGAATCGCGCGATCCGAGCCGGTCGCGGGAAGCCATGGACCTGCACATGCAGCAGACCCTGGATGACCTCAAGAACCTGGTCCTCGAAGCGCCCTGA
- a CDS encoding four-carbon acid sugar kinase family protein — protein MTLEADILAAFPAEVRIPARLVADAVAASSAATPRMLVVLDDDPTGTQSVADLPVLTRWEVEDFIWAFGQAKPAVYVLTNTRSLDPAEAAARNEEVVRNALAAAGSADALRLGFVSRSDSTLRGHYPLEPDVIAATVADVSGEATDGVVLVPAFPDAGRVTIGGVHYMRGTGDDAGKLTPVAETEFAKDASFGFANSDMTKYVEEKSRGRFAADSVIVLDLNIIRASADPQITAKAIADAIEPATNSTPIVADIVTENDLRALSLGLEEAERRGKKLLYRVGPPFVRARIGQEIRTELTGAEAYAGNTPSEAGGLIVVGSHVGVTTRQLKALTEQHSAARIVEIDVEKLLAAETETAADAYLDQTVDSVVKALHGGDVIVHTSRLLIKTDDPAASLRIARTVSAAVVAVVNRTLKTFPPRFVIAKGGITSSDVAAHGLEIRHAIVRGPMLPGIVSLWEPVDGPAKGIPYIVFAGNVGDDQSLADVTRKLSSTF, from the coding sequence GTGACGCTTGAAGCAGACATCCTGGCGGCTTTCCCAGCCGAAGTCCGGATTCCCGCCCGCCTTGTTGCCGACGCCGTCGCCGCGTCCAGCGCGGCGACCCCCCGGATGCTCGTAGTGCTCGACGACGACCCCACCGGAACGCAGTCCGTTGCGGATCTGCCTGTGCTCACCCGCTGGGAAGTGGAGGACTTCATCTGGGCCTTTGGCCAGGCGAAGCCCGCCGTGTACGTGCTGACCAACACCCGCAGCCTGGACCCCGCGGAAGCCGCAGCGCGCAACGAGGAAGTGGTCCGCAACGCACTGGCCGCCGCCGGTTCCGCAGATGCCCTGCGGCTGGGGTTCGTGAGCCGCAGCGACTCCACCCTCCGCGGCCACTACCCGCTGGAGCCCGACGTCATCGCGGCCACTGTTGCTGACGTTAGCGGAGAAGCCACCGACGGCGTTGTGCTGGTGCCGGCGTTCCCCGACGCCGGCCGCGTGACCATCGGCGGCGTGCACTACATGCGCGGCACCGGGGACGACGCCGGCAAGCTCACCCCCGTGGCCGAGACCGAATTCGCCAAGGACGCCAGCTTCGGCTTCGCCAACTCGGACATGACCAAATACGTGGAAGAGAAGTCGCGGGGCCGCTTCGCCGCGGATTCCGTGATTGTCCTGGACCTGAACATCATCCGCGCCTCTGCCGATCCGCAGATCACCGCCAAGGCCATCGCCGATGCCATCGAGCCTGCCACCAACTCCACGCCGATCGTCGCCGACATCGTCACCGAGAACGATCTCCGCGCCCTGTCCCTGGGCCTGGAAGAAGCCGAACGGCGCGGCAAGAAGCTGCTCTACCGCGTGGGACCGCCGTTTGTCCGCGCCCGGATCGGCCAGGAAATCCGCACCGAGCTCACCGGCGCTGAAGCCTACGCAGGCAACACCCCGTCCGAGGCCGGCGGCCTGATCGTGGTGGGCTCCCATGTGGGCGTCACCACCCGCCAACTCAAGGCCCTCACCGAACAGCACAGCGCCGCGCGCATCGTCGAGATCGACGTCGAGAAGCTGCTTGCCGCCGAAACCGAAACAGCCGCGGATGCCTACCTCGACCAGACCGTTGACTCCGTCGTGAAGGCGCTCCACGGGGGAGACGTCATCGTCCACACCAGCCGCCTGCTGATCAAGACCGACGACCCCGCAGCGAGCCTGCGGATCGCACGCACGGTGTCCGCCGCCGTCGTCGCCGTGGTGAACCGGACACTCAAGACCTTCCCGCCGCGGTTCGTCATCGCCAAGGGCGGCATCACGTCCTCCGACGTCGCCGCCCACGGCCTGGAAATCCGCCACGCCATTGTCCGCGGTCCCATGCTGCCGGGCATCGTCTCGCTCTGGGAGCCCGTGGACGGCCCCGCCAAGGGCATCCCGTACATCGTGTTCGCCGGCAACGTGGGCGACGACCAGTCCCTCGCCGACGTCACCCGCAAGCTCAGCAGCACCTTCTAA
- a CDS encoding NAD(P)-dependent oxidoreductase: MTSNYTVTVLGLGAMGLPMATRLASELTVHGFDIAEPRLKLAEEAGIRTFASAREASKGADALLLAVRNGEQLNDVLFGENGVASVLEPGAVVILGSTVGTEAIPATVARLAEYGVELVDAPLSGGPKRAGEGDLLIVVGASPEAREKARPALDLLASTLTVVGDKPGDGQALKTVNQLLCGIHIAAAAEAMALADALGLDQAKTLAALEAGAAGSFMLSNRGPRILEAYTEEGAEVLSRLDIFVKDMGIVGKATRAAGLAAPVAAAAEQLYLLGQAQGLAAADDSAVIKVVAPTKRTA; encoded by the coding sequence ATGACCAGCAACTACACCGTCACCGTCCTGGGCCTCGGCGCCATGGGCCTGCCCATGGCCACCCGGCTGGCCAGCGAGCTCACCGTCCACGGCTTCGACATCGCCGAGCCGCGCCTGAAACTCGCCGAAGAAGCCGGCATCCGCACCTTCGCCTCCGCCCGGGAAGCCTCCAAGGGCGCCGACGCGCTGCTCCTCGCGGTCCGCAACGGCGAGCAGCTCAACGACGTCCTCTTCGGCGAGAACGGCGTGGCCTCCGTGCTGGAGCCGGGTGCCGTCGTCATCCTCGGCAGCACGGTGGGCACCGAAGCCATCCCCGCTACCGTGGCGCGCCTCGCCGAATACGGCGTTGAGCTCGTGGACGCGCCGCTGTCCGGCGGCCCCAAACGCGCCGGTGAAGGCGACCTGCTGATTGTCGTCGGCGCTTCCCCCGAGGCCCGAGAAAAGGCCCGCCCGGCCCTCGACCTGCTGGCCTCCACGCTCACCGTGGTGGGCGACAAGCCCGGCGACGGCCAGGCCCTCAAGACCGTCAACCAGCTCCTCTGCGGCATCCACATCGCGGCCGCCGCCGAGGCCATGGCCCTCGCCGACGCGCTCGGCCTGGACCAGGCCAAGACCCTCGCAGCCCTCGAAGCCGGCGCGGCAGGTTCGTTTATGCTCTCCAACCGCGGCCCGCGCATCCTCGAGGCCTACACCGAGGAAGGCGCCGAGGTCCTGTCCCGCCTGGACATCTTCGTCAAGGACATGGGCATCGTGGGCAAGGCCACCCGCGCCGCCGGCCTGGCAGCCCCCGTCGCCGCCGCCGCCGAGCAGCTGTACCTCCTGGGCCAGGCCCAGGGCCTCGCCGCCGCCGACGATTCCGCAGTCATCAAGGTTGTCGCGCCCACCAAGCGCACCGCCTAG
- a CDS encoding GntP family transporter has protein sequence MNPLTNSLMVRAADAPAIKPAVELGTPLLLTIAAIGIAVLLVMIIRFKIQAFVALLTVSIAVAVASQIPLKDVFTVVANGVGGTMGKVALLIALGAVLGRMIEVSGGVQSLAAHFTEKLGAKRVAVALTAVGFLVAIPVFFEVGIIVLVPIVYAFAKIANVHPIKFGLPMAGIMLSIHVAVPPHPGIVAGAGVFGADIGLITLISLIICVPLGFLSYWVASIMNRKEYELLPGVKAQVDEFGSDSLVKVGHQGPGAVGIAPPRPALIIFLIAAPIVQILIGTLGTLTIPKDNSWYGLAAFIGNPFFALLVAVALSFFLLAVRRNWSLKETGEIFEGALPPIASILMVVAAGGVFGEVLRTSGIGAALSQTLDHLGLPVIVLGFVISLALRAAQGSATVAIVTTTGLLTSAVMEGGYSPAQIAVVVIAIGFGSLGLSHVTDAGFWTVVRYYGLTVSDGLKTWTVLTTVLGVAGFVLTYVAWILVGGLSV, from the coding sequence ATGAACCCCCTGACTAACTCGCTGATGGTGCGGGCAGCCGACGCCCCCGCCATCAAACCCGCGGTGGAGCTGGGTACTCCGCTGCTCCTCACCATCGCGGCGATCGGCATCGCCGTCCTGCTGGTGATGATCATCCGCTTCAAGATCCAGGCCTTTGTGGCCCTGCTGACCGTAAGCATCGCCGTGGCCGTGGCCTCGCAGATCCCGCTGAAGGACGTCTTCACCGTCGTCGCCAACGGTGTGGGCGGAACGATGGGCAAGGTGGCCCTGCTGATCGCGCTCGGCGCCGTCCTGGGCCGGATGATCGAGGTTTCCGGCGGCGTCCAGTCGCTGGCCGCGCACTTCACCGAGAAGCTTGGGGCCAAGCGCGTCGCGGTAGCGCTCACCGCCGTCGGCTTCCTGGTGGCCATCCCCGTGTTCTTCGAGGTGGGCATCATTGTGCTCGTCCCGATCGTCTACGCCTTTGCGAAGATCGCCAACGTGCACCCCATCAAGTTCGGCCTGCCGATGGCCGGCATTATGCTCTCCATACACGTCGCCGTGCCGCCGCACCCGGGCATCGTGGCAGGCGCCGGAGTGTTCGGCGCCGACATCGGGCTCATCACGCTGATCTCGCTGATCATCTGCGTCCCGCTCGGATTCCTGTCCTACTGGGTTGCCAGCATCATGAACCGCAAGGAGTATGAGCTCCTCCCCGGCGTCAAGGCCCAGGTGGACGAATTCGGTTCCGACTCCCTGGTCAAGGTCGGCCACCAAGGCCCCGGCGCCGTAGGTATCGCCCCGCCGCGTCCGGCCCTGATCATCTTCCTCATCGCCGCCCCGATCGTGCAGATCCTCATCGGCACCCTGGGCACACTCACCATCCCCAAGGACAACTCCTGGTACGGCCTGGCTGCCTTCATCGGCAACCCGTTCTTCGCCCTCCTGGTGGCCGTTGCCCTGTCCTTCTTCCTGCTGGCGGTCCGCCGCAACTGGTCCCTGAAGGAAACCGGCGAGATCTTCGAAGGCGCCCTGCCTCCCATCGCGTCCATCCTGATGGTTGTCGCGGCCGGCGGCGTGTTCGGTGAGGTCCTGCGGACCTCCGGTATCGGTGCCGCACTGTCCCAGACGCTGGACCACCTGGGCCTGCCGGTGATTGTGCTCGGCTTCGTGATCTCCCTGGCCCTGCGTGCAGCCCAGGGTTCCGCAACCGTCGCCATCGTCACCACCACCGGCCTGCTGACCTCCGCCGTGATGGAAGGCGGCTACTCGCCGGCCCAGATCGCCGTCGTCGTGATCGCCATCGGCTTCGGTTCCCTGGGCCTGTCCCACGTGACCGACGCCGGCTTCTGGACTGTGGTGCGCTACTACGGCCTCACCGTCTCGGACGGCCTGAAAACCTGGACCGTCCTCACCACCGTCCTGGGCGTGGCCGGATTCGTCCTGACCTACGTGGCCTGGATCCTCGTGGGAGGCCTGAGCGTCTGA
- a CDS encoding class II fructose-bisphosphate aldolase produces the protein MRTRLDHLVTAALQQGSAVPAFTCYDFTTALAVVGAAEDAGHGVILLVAPKTAGTSNGLRLIAALRGLADAASVPVAVQLDHAMDLKVMADAVAAGADSVLADGSSLPYEDNIALVREARAVLGAGVVLEAELGGLAGDEDRAFGADEAGVAVAGLTDSAQVEDFVARTGAELLAVAVGNVHGKYKGEPQLRWDVLQDIAVRTHIPLVLHGASGIPAGELVKAAAMNVGKVNFNTELRTGVLSTLQDQLPAHRADGENLQGLLGHWNTSAREFATTALGMLTR, from the coding sequence ATGCGCACCCGACTCGACCACCTGGTCACCGCCGCCCTCCAGCAGGGCTCGGCCGTTCCCGCCTTCACCTGCTACGACTTCACCACCGCGCTGGCTGTTGTGGGCGCGGCCGAGGACGCGGGCCACGGGGTCATCCTGCTGGTGGCCCCCAAAACGGCCGGCACGTCCAACGGCCTCCGCCTGATCGCCGCGCTCCGCGGGCTGGCAGACGCCGCATCCGTTCCGGTGGCCGTCCAGCTGGACCACGCGATGGACCTCAAGGTGATGGCCGACGCAGTCGCCGCGGGGGCGGATTCGGTCCTTGCGGACGGCTCGTCCCTGCCGTATGAGGACAACATTGCGCTGGTCCGTGAGGCGCGCGCTGTGCTGGGTGCCGGCGTCGTGCTTGAAGCGGAACTCGGCGGCTTGGCCGGCGACGAGGACCGTGCCTTCGGTGCCGACGAAGCCGGTGTGGCAGTGGCCGGCCTGACGGACTCCGCGCAGGTGGAGGACTTTGTGGCCAGGACCGGCGCGGAACTGCTGGCTGTTGCGGTGGGCAACGTCCACGGCAAGTACAAGGGCGAGCCGCAGCTGCGCTGGGACGTCCTGCAGGACATAGCCGTGCGGACCCACATCCCGCTGGTGCTCCACGGCGCGTCCGGCATTCCGGCGGGGGAGCTGGTCAAGGCCGCCGCGATGAACGTGGGCAAGGTGAACTTCAATACCGAGCTCCGCACCGGCGTGCTGTCCACGCTCCAGGACCAGCTGCCGGCGCACCGGGCCGACGGCGAGAACCTCCAGGGGCTGCTGGGCCACTGGAACACCTCGGCCAGGGAATTCGCCACGACGGCACTGGGCATGCTCACCCGGTGA
- a CDS encoding DUF1304 domain-containing protein: protein MILASLLFAFLAAALHVYIFTMESLTWTTPATWKRFGLASQADAETTKPLAYNQGFYNLFLAIGAFIGVGCVALGPDASAQNVVGWTLIFSCCGSMLLAAAVLALSGKKYLRAAVLQGTTPLLAVVLGLLAVTG, encoded by the coding sequence ATGATCCTGGCCTCCCTGCTTTTTGCCTTCCTCGCCGCCGCGCTCCACGTGTACATCTTCACCATGGAATCCCTCACCTGGACTACGCCAGCCACGTGGAAACGCTTCGGCCTCGCCTCCCAGGCTGACGCCGAGACCACCAAACCCCTCGCCTACAACCAGGGTTTCTACAACCTATTCCTGGCCATCGGCGCGTTCATCGGGGTGGGCTGCGTGGCGCTTGGCCCGGACGCCTCGGCGCAGAACGTGGTCGGCTGGACGCTGATCTTCAGCTGCTGCGGGTCCATGCTGCTCGCCGCCGCGGTGCTGGCACTCAGCGGGAAAAAGTACCTCCGCGCCGCGGTTCTGCAAGGCACGACGCCGTTGCTCGCCGTCGTGCTTGGGTTGCTGGCCGTTACCGGCTGA
- a CDS encoding acyltransferase — protein MLGLHVSGVKEAGPAPQGEQAVQRDLVIDLVRFVCLALVVVGHCMMVSPVLQGDGTVTSKNTLGDQPWFEPVIWIFMVMPLFFVTGGTTGLQSWQRLRTRGGTGVEFAQARLLRLVRPAAALLAVMFLGFWAALLLGVDAQVVQLMTTGAGMPLWFLAAYLAAQLNIPLLARFHGRAPWLTVAVLAALVVAIDCFRGALPMLAYANLVFLWCAVQQLGFLVADGHLARLTLSGLVGLILAANLVLGLVTGLGLYSGNMLVNLNPPNLCLLLLGVSQAAALQLFRPGLGWVSGVRWIRWVVMVAGRRSMTVYLWHLPLLAAMSGLLLLTDFPKPAAGTAEWWWARPLVLLGVVALLLPVLAAFGHLEERPTASVHTRGRPAAAVVTAAVVVFIPVADAALNGLTLGLLGGGAACFVLAVLLLGRMPERVPGDVGAEGVAHDGSQSDGPLPAGPSSANVEP, from the coding sequence ATGTTGGGACTGCACGTGAGTGGTGTGAAGGAGGCGGGGCCGGCCCCGCAGGGTGAACAGGCGGTGCAGCGCGACCTCGTGATCGACCTCGTCCGGTTCGTCTGCCTGGCCCTGGTGGTGGTGGGCCACTGCATGATGGTCAGCCCCGTCCTGCAAGGGGACGGCACCGTGACCTCCAAAAATACGCTGGGCGATCAGCCGTGGTTCGAGCCCGTGATCTGGATCTTCATGGTGATGCCGCTGTTCTTCGTGACCGGCGGCACCACGGGCCTCCAGTCCTGGCAGCGGCTGAGAACCCGCGGCGGTACGGGCGTCGAGTTTGCCCAGGCCCGGCTGCTGCGGCTGGTCCGCCCGGCGGCGGCACTCCTGGCGGTGATGTTCCTGGGGTTCTGGGCCGCGCTTCTGTTGGGCGTGGACGCCCAGGTGGTGCAGCTGATGACCACCGGAGCGGGCATGCCGCTCTGGTTCCTGGCCGCCTACCTGGCCGCACAGCTCAACATCCCGCTCCTGGCCCGGTTCCATGGGCGCGCGCCCTGGCTGACCGTTGCGGTCCTGGCGGCCCTCGTGGTGGCCATCGACTGCTTCCGCGGAGCCCTGCCCATGCTCGCCTACGCAAATCTTGTTTTCCTGTGGTGCGCCGTGCAGCAGCTTGGTTTCCTGGTGGCCGACGGTCACCTGGCCAGGCTCACGCTCTCCGGCCTGGTGGGGCTCATCCTGGCAGCCAACCTGGTGCTCGGGCTGGTCACTGGCCTGGGTCTCTACTCCGGAAACATGCTGGTCAACCTCAACCCGCCCAACCTCTGCCTGCTGCTCCTGGGCGTGTCCCAGGCTGCCGCGCTCCAGCTTTTCCGGCCGGGGCTCGGCTGGGTTTCCGGCGTGCGCTGGATCCGCTGGGTGGTCATGGTTGCCGGCCGCCGCTCCATGACCGTGTACCTGTGGCACCTGCCGTTGCTCGCGGCCATGTCCGGACTCCTGCTCCTCACCGACTTTCCCAAGCCCGCGGCAGGCACCGCCGAATGGTGGTGGGCCCGGCCGCTCGTCCTCCTGGGGGTTGTGGCCCTCCTGCTCCCGGTGCTGGCCGCGTTCGGCCACCTTGAGGAACGTCCGACGGCGTCTGTCCACACCCGCGGCCGGCCCGCCGCTGCGGTGGTGACGGCCGCCGTCGTCGTCTTCATTCCGGTGGCGGACGCTGCCCTCAACGGCCTGACGCTGGGCCTGCTCGGAGGCGGCGCGGCATGCTTTGTGTTGGCCGTCCTGCTGCTGGGCCGGATGCCCGAACGTGTCCCCGGCGATGTCGGTGCCGAAGGCGTCGCCCACGATGGCAGCCAGTCTGACGGGCCATTGCCAGCGGGGCCAAGTAGTGCCAATGTCGAACCATGA
- a CDS encoding GNAT family N-acetyltransferase produces the protein MTENMISTEDKFSPDVSLSRDDEHHRYELRVGGKVAVQSFFRDLPGHVDFLHTDTAEAFQGQGLGKVLAHFALDDVVASGKRIIPHCPFITRYLRAHEGGYEQHIDWPDN, from the coding sequence ATGACTGAGAACATGATTTCCACAGAGGACAAGTTCAGCCCCGACGTCTCGCTGTCCAGGGATGACGAACATCACCGCTACGAGCTGCGGGTGGGCGGAAAGGTCGCCGTCCAGTCCTTCTTCCGGGACCTGCCCGGACACGTGGATTTCCTCCACACCGACACCGCCGAGGCCTTCCAGGGCCAGGGCCTGGGCAAGGTGCTGGCCCACTTCGCGCTCGACGACGTGGTGGCCTCGGGCAAGCGGATCATCCCGCATTGCCCCTTCATTACCCGCTACCTCCGCGCCCACGAGGGGGGCTACGAACAGCACATCGACTGGCCGGACAACTAG